In Candidatus Methylacidiphilales bacterium, one DNA window encodes the following:
- a CDS encoding lysylphosphatidylglycerol synthase transmembrane domain-containing protein, whose protein sequence is MPKKRPLFSWGLLLRLLVTAGGVGYLCFFKDWGTIRDAVHQAALPWLAAAFAAYGLTTLLGIFRWHLLLGACGAPVAFTRTAQLTLIGLFANTFMPGGMGGDLFKAVLVAREAPSVKPTVIMSIVMERVLGFVAMFMVSTTLILGRIGPLTEEPVTRYAVILYFAVFFLTLAVIGLGSIPGIGARLPFWQRLPVREKLAEAGKAYQFFLHHKSCFWGGLLYSVAAHLSLLFSCYAVAMALRLELGFWDLGAVLPLIALVTLAIPSVGGLGVRELAFQHFLTYVSVTKETSIALSLVFFAVTLGWGFSGGLVYLFYRSAHPRAVEPQPDEGDV, encoded by the coding sequence ATGCCGAAAAAACGACCGTTGTTCTCCTGGGGCCTGCTGCTCCGTCTGTTGGTCACAGCGGGCGGGGTCGGTTACCTCTGCTTTTTCAAGGACTGGGGCACCATCCGTGACGCGGTGCACCAGGCCGCACTGCCCTGGCTGGCGGCGGCCTTTGCCGCCTACGGCCTGACGACGCTCCTCGGCATCTTCCGCTGGCACCTCCTGCTCGGCGCTTGCGGGGCCCCGGTGGCTTTCACCCGTACGGCCCAACTCACCCTCATCGGCCTTTTCGCCAACACGTTCATGCCGGGAGGCATGGGAGGCGATCTGTTCAAGGCCGTCCTCGTGGCCCGCGAGGCCCCGTCGGTCAAACCCACGGTCATCATGTCCATTGTCATGGAACGTGTGCTCGGTTTCGTGGCCATGTTCATGGTCTCCACCACCCTCATCCTCGGTCGTATCGGTCCCCTGACCGAGGAACCCGTCACCCGCTACGCCGTCATCCTTTACTTCGCTGTTTTTTTCCTCACCCTCGCGGTCATCGGGTTGGGCAGCATTCCCGGGATCGGGGCGCGCCTGCCTTTCTGGCAGCGCCTGCCGGTGCGGGAAAAGCTGGCGGAAGCGGGAAAAGCCTACCAATTCTTTCTGCATCACAAGTCGTGTTTCTGGGGTGGGTTGCTTTATTCCGTCGCCGCGCACCTCTCGCTCCTCTTCAGTTGTTACGCCGTGGCCATGGCCCTCCGGCTGGAACTCGGTTTCTGGGATCTGGGAGCCGTCCTGCCGCTCATCGCCCTGGTCACCCTGGCCATTCCCTCGGTCGGCGGCCTGGGAGTGCGCGAACTGGCCTTCCAGCATTTCCTAACCTATGTTTCAGTAACCAAGGAAACTTCCATCGCGCTCTCCCTTGTCTTTTTTGCGGTCACCCTCGGTTGGGGCTTTTCCGGCGGTTTGGTCTACCTCTTTTACCGCTCGGCCCACCCCCGGGCGGTGGAACCGCAACCCGACGAAGGGGATGTCTGA
- a CDS encoding 3-deoxy-7-phosphoheptulonate synthase — MSLIPLQNIHVQSSVRLPTPRFLRDEIPMGSTCLDTVVAARTTIQNILQRRDPRLLVIVGPCSIHDPEAALEYAGRLALLHRSLEDRLFIVMRVYFEKPRTTVGWKGLINDPHLDGTCEIAQGIELARTILLNVNGKGLPCATELLDPVTPQYIADLLSWTAIGARTTESQIHREMASGL, encoded by the coding sequence ATGTCCCTGATCCCCCTGCAGAACATCCACGTCCAGTCTTCGGTGAGACTGCCGACGCCGCGCTTCTTGCGCGACGAGATCCCGATGGGCTCGACCTGCCTCGACACCGTGGTCGCCGCCCGCACCACCATCCAGAACATCCTCCAGCGCCGGGATCCCCGCCTGCTCGTCATCGTCGGGCCCTGTTCCATCCATGACCCCGAGGCCGCCCTGGAATACGCCGGCCGGCTGGCCTTGCTCCACCGCAGCCTGGAAGACCGCCTCTTTATCGTCATGCGGGTCTATTTCGAAAAACCCCGCACCACCGTCGGCTGGAAGGGTTTGATCAACGATCCCCATCTGGACGGGACCTGCGAGATTGCCCAGGGCATTGAGTTGGCCCGGACCATTTTGCTCAATGTCAACGGCAAAGGCCTCCCCTGCGCCACCGAACTACTCGACCCGGTCACGCCGCAATACATTGCCGACCTGTTGAGCTGGACCGCCATCGGCGCGCGCACGACCGAAAGCCAGATCCATCGCGAAATGGCCAGCGGACT